The genomic segment AAATAGCTTGCATTTCATCGAAATCGCTGGAGTCTGCCTCTGGTTTAGATGCCaatagtacaataaaattgATCGCTTCTTCAAGATTATCCATGAGATTGGTGTCATTAGCTGGGGCAGTTTCGTCCAACCATTTTTCGTAATCGTTTTGCGCTTGTCCTACATGaagatataaatattgattttaaaaaagtagttaaatagaaagataataataaataataattaataaataatttattattttgcatataaaatttaaatttaaatttaacctattttgtaaatttaatttcaattataatatataaaaaaaaatctagataaaacattataaaatatttatagcatataggtacctaatgaaaaaatgttgttaggtacctatataagattaaaaccaatatggaaatatttatccaaaatagtatattatatttgttctttCATAGTCCacgatgtgttttattttttaaaacttaaaatttagcGAGTAATATTCCTGCTGAGTAATCGCATAGTTCTTTACCGTCAATTTTAACAGACAAACGTAAATTGCGACCaataaatttcaagtataaaCTGCTATGTAGTAAATTGTGCCTAGCCtagactaataattattatattaataagtaatattatttgtatgatagccttaacatttttttttcgttatttcaattttacatagtagtaaatattaataaaaataaattgtttacaacaataaatatgtaCTAGTGTTTAAAATAGATATCGACGAATTAAGGGcgcaatttagtatttactataatcATTTAAGAAACCGAAAAATGCTGAGTgcaatttactatattaattattttactacctGTTCACTGTGGGTGCAATTTACAATTGCCTATTTGAACTTCAAGCACgtcatacaaaattatttataatgtacaaaacttagaattacaaaattttttttaacattacttAAACTTATTTGATACCTAAATAGTTCATAATTAGTATATGtacgcatattttatacatgtctgttattataaattatatgtatttataccaTCTTCATTCTCAATTAGACATTTGTCAAATAGCGATTCCTGAGAAATTTTTGGCAAATTTAAACTTCTTATCGGTGTTATTGTTGGTGCTACTGGGTTTTTAACGACAGACTTTTCAGTCTTAAATTTATTCTTTTCCATATCCTCTACTCGGCTTATGATATTTTGGTATTGATCGAATTGGAGTACTTTATTCTTTTTCTCTTTCACAtctaatttgattttcaaaaaacCACCGGGTCGTGGAGTTGGCCTAAAAGGAGATAGATGTATTGAGATGtcgtataaacaaaaattaaagtactaTAATTACGTAAAACCCATTTCTGTAACTTTCTTTTCTTCTTTCTTTTCTTCTCCTTGAGTGCCCGACATTTTTAAGTCTGTTAATTATTTTCtcttcaaatttatatttaaaaagaaatgtacaagtatttaatttagatttaataaatggtttaatattttacctgCTAAAATGTCATAGTACCTacgttattagttaatttaaacaatCTTAGACATATGCtaggttatacataatattatgtttagccAGTacgtaaatattcaattttttttattattattattatttaatagctaacaattataattaaataggtatagttggtatattataatttataagtaaatatatttttattttatttaaaacgttatatttttattttttgcgtaTAGGTgctgttatcaattattattaaaatattattttatttttccttttttagttatatcatatttatgaattatgataatgttattaaacattgtacctataaaaaattttgtaaattattattattttaagtttctaATGTCTCAAATTCTCAGGACTAAGTCACCCCATTTCAATGGAATTTGTTGCATGTTAGATGgtatatgttacatattattacgacTAGTTagaaagtaattaataattaagttgcctctgaatagaaaattataactagacttgaattttaatatatttacaaatattgtcTGATCAGTTAAACAAGTAAACCCAGGACCGgcgttaggtataatatttgtgaGGGTTCGTATGGTTAACGAAAGTGACGACTGAAAttcatgcattatattataataccctaaaaaaattttcttgCTACACTCAAAATGTCAAGTTTTTGTTCCTACAATTCCATATTATGTTGAAGCAAAAAGCCAAAAACTCAGCGtcaaagttttgatttttttttatagcaccgTTATCTATTGTATAAAATTGAGCTCAAAAATTAGTGTACAGGCACTAAACATAAAATCTTgataaaagcatatttttatttttatttttcaatatttactaCTAACTATGATATTGTTCTAGAGTAAGAATTCTGCAAACCGTTAATGTGATTGGCTTATATATAAAAGAATACAACTATTAACGTTTTGGTATCATATGCAGttccgcatttagacattttgcgccccagtgcaaaaaaaaattggcgccccctaagctccagtgaaaaaaaattacttccccctaaggggcctacccacggaaaatatgggagctagatcctcattaacgtttttaaatgagcatcataaaacaataactattttttataacaaataagtattataatgtattgttacattttacaaatcatttaatataaaacattgtcAGAATGTGcattccaaaaaaaaacaaaaattataataaattaatatatacctatttagaatttacattagaataaaacattatatttctgataattataaataaaatcgaaacatttaaacattacactgttataaatcattatagccgTAATCATTATAAGTGTgttctatatattgtattatgattttattttcacaaacataatatttaataacacaaatacaagatTGAGTGCTATCATTCCTTATTTGGTGTCAGTCGATCAGTTGACACTCTACAGATATGTATAGGTTTATGTTGTCAGTTtgtgacacaaatacaaaactatactatactatactataatgattaattactattgataagtagctacaattaataagtactattttttaatagtcataactcataagtaattactattgtagACTGCAGtagtattttatttgagtaacgagtaaagtaacttaattactttttaaaagtaacttacccaacactgaccatacctaacttaaagtctgtagtggataaatctagaggattctatacttgatttataaataattataatttgtaatattaactactaaagtactaactatttatttatttatttatttatatatatatttacgggCAAAGCCCTTTACAACAATTTAACatagaacaataaaaattaagataccatatatgatataggtaggtatgtttaaacatgataataattcaatagtagtaaaaataataatattaataataataataataataggtaatataaaatagtacctaatagtaaaGTAGAacaaaaaattttcaatattaaaatatattatgaaaaatggtACTCTCATTGACCAGTCGCATCATGCGATCAATAGGATTATTTCTGCCATAATTTGTAGTGAGCGTAGGAACTAAGAATGGGTCATGGTGTCGAATAGTGCGAGAAGGGACCTTGAAATTGCTTAATACAAGAAGTGAGGGAGCATCAAAGCGACCATCCACTAGTTTTTCAAAAACTCTACATTGGTGTTAACTCTCCTGTCTGCTAATGAGACGAAACCTAATTCCTGCATAACTAAActtatactatattaagtaggtatttactaattagttatttcttattatttcttaatattattttatatttaaatatatatttaatatattttattactaactcactaagtttaaaaatataaaaactatcaaatagttactataGTCATTGCTCATCACTCACCATGCAGTcacagtaatataattaataaacctatcagccagttaatattataccttattgattattacaaatataaatagacaataagtatacaatttttaacatttaaaaatacaggtgatttattttcggggaaatacactctcccacataaataccaatttgatatggaactacgttattttcagaacaaatattgaaatatccgtattaatatttttaaattttaatacaataatgcaTTGATAACCGTAatggcaaatgtgaaatgacaggtttccttatatatttttaaaaatgtttttttttacataggttattttaatttttaagcgtaaataaatattttaatttccaaaaattcggtttttttttaattttacgaaaacttcggttttttttGGGAAcgcattatttcaatattctccaatttttccacgttttccaatctgaaaaaaaaaacagttttttccgaaattttctggcattttgatccctagtCGTATTCCATTCGAACTgctgttttcaaattttcgttattctaatatagtatacaatgcTAGTATTTATAAATGCCAATATGAATCAATATTGGCTAATGATGCTCGGAAATAACGTTATTGCCTACCTATATGAATTGACTTCCTAGTTAGTATTTGTTGACATAAAAACCTATAATTTTCTTTCCAATGATATCACATAGGTAATGAGCGTACATTTTTCTAACTTTATTcgtaatactttattttatttcgtgctatttttttcaatcattaataTGGAAAAATTTCTTAATATTGAATCGAAACGTAAACAAAATGAAGACAACTGTAAAGAAGAAAATAAACGtatgtttagaaaatatcataatataattacttagaTTTTGGTTTTACTTACATTACAATAGATAACGAAGAACGTCCTAATactttattcttatttaaatgGAGAAGGTTATAATAATAGCGAAATGTTAGTTGAtagtgattttttaataaaattagcctatttatgtgatatttttgaaaaacttaattcacttaatatatttttacaaggtAAAGGAACTCATATTCTGTAATTATACGATAAGATAGttgcttttattaaaaaatcaacttATGGAAAAGAAAATGAACAGAAGAAAATGGCAAAACCGCCTGTTTTCCgcactttcaaaatattttcttggaGAGAATGATCTTGAATTAGTGAATTACCAATGAGTTTAAAGACAATATGTATAGAGCATCTGACGAATCTTGAAActcatttcatgaaatatttcccAGAAGAAATGAAACAGTACTATTGGATTAAAGACCCGTTCACTGAAAAGCCACCATCAAATTTCACAACTACAGAAGAGGAACAATTAATCGACATTTCATCCGATTCTTCACTACGAATGCAATTTTCTTCATATTCACTTTTAGGATTTTGGAacagtattaaatatgaatatccTGAAGTTAGCAACAAAgctttacgtatattattaccatttgcCACTTCGTATTTATGTGAAGCAGGATTTTCAGCTGTAGccgtattaaaatcaaaatatcggTCCAAACTCAATGTGGAAAAAGAAATGTGCGTTGCAGTAACTACATTAATtcctaattttgaaaaattaataaacgaaaaacaaGCACATTAtttgcattaattattttgtatagaataaaatattaagttgactgttttttttgtcatcgaaatttaaatttaaaactaataaatattatatattaaacaatttttaacctattttattgaatattcttTGAGGGAggcatgaaaaaaatgtttaattattaggAAGCCTTGAATGAAAAAAGTTGGGAACCACTGGGCTAGGGCGATAGGCTATGATTTCATTGTTTTCATGTAGGTACatctttaacataataatatattgtataaatgtataatactataatatactatagtcataatagttgtaataatttactaattactattggTGTTGCAATAGtctaattcaatttataaatctaataaaaatcgTTCCAATACCAATCAACAATAAATCGAattgcaattaatattttataaatccaaagaaactaaattataggcaattttagatatttaactactttaaatttttatatatattataattgtatttaaaatttaaaactgaaatatacctatgtagttaaatgtgttttagttttatttgaataatgttatattttgtaaattgtaattatatttttcactatttatattttggatgtttattatttatcgttatattttgacaaaatgaatTACATCATGAAAATTTgccaattattttgtagttaaaaatgtataaagtattcaataattataacaaaggcttaacattttaatacctacatggTTCcttatataactacctatttcATACAggaatcaaaaaatttaaaaatatataaacttatttttttgtttataaataattgaatacaaatttggaaaaattacaatatttaaacaaaaaaaaggtggactaGTGGCTCTGGAGGCTGTGAAGtcggttacaaatgggtcacagtaatggatggtgttaaatttgaattcaatgatataatatttcattctgAGCGAAGATTGTCAGttagcctatgatattagtatattactaagtatatttaataatataattgtgaataaagtaatttaactttgatttaaattttcaatcctatacaagttgaacattttataaataattaactacaaaataattattaaattttgaatttgatacatttaaaaaaaaaactgttgctatgtatattatatttttcaactgctaaagTAACagtatattaggagccttctattaatttttcaagctttttgacccaacgaataaaattttattgacatttatagaaaaaaaaaactaaaaaaattgaaaattgaaaatttccgtTAGCAGCTCAAAACTagtcaaaacattttcaaattttgatcaagtataggaattgataaaataaacatatgatatacatttcaagagtttttcgtttttgaattacaacaaaataacaaaatcgctgcatgagaaattgagtgaatatccaatcttttaaaaatacgaacttctaatgttcataaaatttaatttgactttcttgtacacattttagattctgagtggaacgatgaatgtattgattttataatgatgtgtgtttttttttaatttttaattttttaattttttaattttttaatttttgtgtctgtcatcaccttttaggacagtaaaagtgcttggattttcttcaacagtaccttttttgataggaaagtgaatctagtactttggggggtcaaaagtaaaatttttccaatagttttcaaaagcgcagtgaaaaacaaaaggaaaattaaggaaaaacgggaaattttacgcaaTATCAgctttcgagaaaattgattttggtttttggtgtaactttaaaacgaatgactgtagatacatgaaattttcactggttgtttatatttccNNNNNNNNNNNNNNNNNNNNNNNNNNNNNNNNNNNNNNNNNNNNNNNNNNNNNNNNNNNNNNNNNNNNNNNNNNNNNNNNNNNNNNNNNNNNNNNNNNNNNNNNNNNNNNNNNNNNNNNNNNNNNNNNNNNNNNNNNNNNNNNNNNNNNNNNNNNNNNNNNNNNNNNNNNNNNNNNNNNNNNNNNNNNNNNNNNNNNNNNNNNNNNNNNNNNNNNNNNNNNNNNNNNNNNNNNNNNNNNNNNNNNNNNNNNNNNNNNNNNNNNNNNNNNNNNNNNNNNNNNNNNNNNNNNNNNNNNNNNNNNNNNNNNNNNNNNNNNNNNNNNNNNNNNNNNNNNNNNNNNNNNNNNNNNNNNNNNNNNNNNNNNNNNNNNNNNNNNNNNNNNNNNNNNNNNNNNNNNNNNNNNNNNNNNNNNNNNNNNNNNNNNNNNNNNNNNNNNNNNNNNNNNNNNNNNNNNNNNNNNNNNNNNNNNNNNNNNNNNNNNNNNNNNNNNNNNNNNNNNNNNNNNNNNNNNNNNNNNNNNNNNNNNNNNNNNNNNNNNNNNNNNNNNNNNNNNNNNNNNNNNNNNNNNNNNNNNNNNNNNNNNNNNNNNNNNNNNNNNNNNNNNNNNNNNNNNNNNNNNNNNNNNNNNNNNNNNNNNNNNNNNNNNNNNNNNNNNNNNNNNNNNNNNNNNNNNNNNNNNNNNNNNNNNNNNNNNNNNNNNNNNNNNNNNNNNNNNNNNNNNNNNNNNNNNNNNNNNNNNNNNNNNNNNNNNNNNNNNNNNNNNNNNNNNNNNNNNNNNNNNNNNNNNNNNNNNNNNNNNNNNNNNNNNNNNNNNNNNNNNNNNNNNNNNNNNNNNNNNNNNNNNNNNNNNNNNNNNNNNNNNNNNNNNNNNNNNNNNNNNNNNNNNNNNNNNNNNNNNNNNNNNNNNNNNNNNNNNNNNNNNNNNNNNNNNNNNNNNNNNNNNNNNNNNNNNNNNNNNNNNNNNNNNNNNNNNNNNNNNNNNNNNNNNNNNNNNNNNNNNNNNNNNNNNNNNNNNNNNNNNNNNNNNNNNNNNNNNNNNNNNNNNNNNNNNNNNNNNNNNNNNNNNNNNNNNNNNNNNNNNNNNNNNNNNNNNNNNNNNNNNNNNNNNNNNNNNNNNNNNNNNNNNNNNNNNNNNNNNNNNNNNNNNNNNNNNNNNNNNNNNNNNNNNNNNNNNNNNNNNNNNNNNNNNNNNNNNNNNNNNNNNNNNNNNNNNNNNNNNNNNNNNNNNNNNNNNNNNNNNNNNNNNNNNNNNNNNNNNNNNNNNNNNNNNNNNNNNNNNNNNNNNNNNNNNNNNNNNNNNNNNNNNNNNNNNNNNNNNNNNNNNNNNNNNNNNNNNNNNNNNNNNNNNNNNNNNNNNNNNNNNNNNNNNNNNNNNNNNNNNNNNNNNNNNNNNNNNNNNNNNNNNNNNNNNNNNNNNNNNNNNNNNNNNNNNNNNNNNNNNNNNNNNNNNNNNNNNNNNNNNNNNNNNNNNNNNNNNNNNNNNNNNNNNNNNNNNNNNNNNNNNNNNNNNNNNNNNNNNNNNNNNNNNNNNNNNNNNNNNNtttgcacatttttgtgatttttatgtattatgtcaagatttaaacattaaatgttaaaaaaaaaaaattaattcaataattttaaattgtcattgtAACCGACactcatagaaaaaaaaattaataatattggaaactgtaaaagtccgtaaacagttcaaaacgaatcaaaatattttgaaatttgttgttACCcacttcttctttttttttccatgtttgttgtttaaataacattttgaagcTGCCTGATTTTTTAtgctgtaaaatattaataattcagttttaaaatcTAGTTACAATTTGTGAATGTGACGTATTGTGTAAATCTATAAAAGTTTCTTACAAATATGTTTATGATATGCAAGTATGGAACATTGGAACATGTTAGTTATTcttaaatctaaaatgtttgcGTAGAATCCCTATTATACTCGTAGTTAGTACTACTGTCTACTGCGGACTAGTGACTACAGTATATTCTATTACTATTGTAGTGAAGTAATCTTATGCTTAAATCGAGTTTGTCCCTCAACTGCCTCAAGTTAGACAACTCaacatacacattacacatttacacggtctaatatcaatataattaatattataattttattatcagttattaggcaaataaattataatctattctGTGAAGTTTGAATCAGTTTGTTGTCTGTATTTTTCGTTTCACTCAATGGTTTCACGGTACCGACTACTGAATATCAGACGACCGACAAAatgacaataaacaaaatatcggatatacctatttaaatatataatattaatataatattatctgcacGGACAATCATACTGTAGTTGTAGTGTTGTActgttgtatacatattttgtacgtcATAGTTCATACTACTCACATACGAATTTACGcataattagtaggtaggtacctatgtagtatgtatagtATACCTTATGGTTATTATTCATTCTCATACacgttcattataatatattcatatttttgtcGTCGATGTTATGCTAATATACATggttcaaattttagattcgaAGAAGCCACTGATATGCGACAGTGTGTATATAGTTTCTTCttgcaaataaaattataataactttgcATTGAACAACACAATCGACAAGTGCATATATGAATAACaacgaattataattatttgactcGTCTTGTACCTTGTTTGACATCGGAACGAGAACTTACGCCACACAGtcattattgtgtttttgtagtatgtattaaaatatattacggtTTTACTCTGGTATtccattaaacaattattttattttactgattaaaaaaaaccatgatCTGTTGTTTCAGATTTTTCACTGAATATTCCTGTGCTTCACCTAAAATGTTGAAGATTTTCAGCTTCATATCCTATTGGTATATGCGTTACTTACTGGTCACCGAATTGTATTTAGTAGAAAAATGGGAAAGGTGTTTGATACGTAtccttttttaaatgttattatattactgatatttaaaaggaaaaaccttaaaaaataagtattgatagatcatttttatatattatatagtatgtaccaaatataattgtaattattataaatatttaaatttttataatgattaaaattaatgacgACTAAGTTTATCATTGATGTAAATTCATTGTCAGGGCTCAGATTCTATAGCATTTCcacctagttattatatatacagatgaAAATAGCAAGTTAACTGTGAGCTATACATTTTGGTTATGTATCATAGATTcccaataataaattgtttaggtACTGTTAATTTTCCAGTTCTGGTGCAATTTATGCTAATTTATGTTtagaataaaatttattttaattgaagtagtgtaagaaaaaaagtaaacagATATAAGATTTATCAGTGTTTATTTTTCTAGATAATTTTGAATAGTGTTGCTTCAAAGATCAATTCACttcaatatcattaattaattaatttttgtctttataacaacttaaatcttaaatttaatattcgtaTATCTACTTGTCtaattctaataagtaataaataataatttgtataaaaataatccttttctttatttttagttCATATTAATGCCCAAATgtgcatatttaattatttccatatttccatatattataatttataacgcatATTTGGTACTTTTTTTAAGAGTTTTGCTAGCGATTTAAAGTCAGAGTCCGGGTTATAATTAAGGTCATGTAGGTACTGTAGCTTAAAagatagtaataacaataaaggtaaaaattgtttgtagcttggttatttaaaattaattaactgtatCATTGGTTATAAGTAatagtataatcaatggtagtatACTAGTATGTTATTTGCAAGCATTCAAATTAAGGCTCAGATTTTAAAGTCATTAAAACCCTTATGTTAATTCACATGACTTGTTTAAAACAGTATGTAACTTAAAAAGgggtaaatttattattcttccCTAGATATCAAGCATTTTTATGTTTgttctatgtatataatattattctatttgatATACTATTTTCACAATAATCTAGACTGTAGgccataataaaatgtataaaaatatttataatttaaatccttTGCAAACATTTCATGATTTGCATacattcgtttttattttgcataattttttgtttttgatctgaagtgttaatttcaaataaaaaacagaaTGGATAAAagagaaatatattaattgtttgataaCAAATCCATAACATAACTGTTGACTGTAACTTTATCTTAATTACAAAATCATAAGTATTTGAAagaaatttaagtttattttttaaatatctatacaatttatcagttacgaaataatattaaataatttatgcaatcAAAAATACTAGAAATATGTAGTTTAGGGCGGTCcaaaaaaactgataaaaaaattcaaaatgattacccccccccccctcaccatTTTTTAAAgcgataagaaaaaaatatattgcaaaaatttgaactttatgaCTCAACCCCATCCCGTGCCGCAATAGGGTTAGAATGTTAGATTATGGCCAAAAGGggtttatttcagttttttttaattatttcaaaaactaaaacttttacaaagaacattttaagtacctaataaattatagagAAATATACTGCCTAATCTTAATTTGgtttacaaatacatatatttgaGAATACGTAttactataaacaaaatattttattatacttaggcatttatatattagttttttcatATGAAATAATGGATTAAATAGAATTTGTATAGTAACCCTTTTTGTAGACATTatgtttttctataatttataatttaaaattttttttgtaaaagtttcagcttatgaaataattaaaaaaaattgaaaaaaacccCTTTGGGCCATAATTTAACCCTATTGCGGCACGTGAAGGGGTTGAGTTATTAAGTCCAAATTTTCGAAGAATTATTAAttctaatcaaataaaaaattggggAGGtactcattttaaatttctcaaaaaaatatgttagccTCTATAAACGTGAACCAAACTAATGTAGTTGTTTTAGTCTTATACAATTATCAATCACTATGGTATATACCTAGAAGTTCTGAGTCttattaataaatctatattcaataaaataagtcttacatacatattaattagagtaaagttatataaatactttttatatttatttataagtaaaaatgttattatctcaatttatttgataaatgttaataGTGAAATGTAATTTCAGTCTGTTGAGATTAACTAAAAgaattattcaaatgtattaatttattactcaaacagtcattatatttaaactattaatttatcaagtatatattgtacaagaatttatgaattatttaaaaaattttcttaatGAACCAAATGTAGatactataatgtttatattattctttggaTTATGGTACATGAATAAAGTATTCATTGAATttgtttcaaattgtatagcatgattaaactataataacatattatgttattataagatattactGTCAAGTTGTTaaaatctttgaaaaaataattaaaagctgTATCcatgaaaaagaaaatattttcaacattaataTT from the Acyrthosiphon pisum isolate AL4f chromosome X, pea_aphid_22Mar2018_4r6ur, whole genome shotgun sequence genome contains:
- the LOC100573430 gene encoding uncharacterized protein LOC100573430 → MSGTQGEEKKEEKKVTEMGFTPTPRPGGFLKIKLDVKEKKNKVLQFDQYQNIISRVEDMEKNKFKTEKSVVKNPVAPTITPIRSLNLPKISQESLFDKCLIENEDGQAQNDYEKWLDETAPANDTNLMDNLEEAINFIVLLASKPEADSSDFDEMQAISVVQFLRTIKTPTGQYEPNNLRLMEYIDKKGEEFHKK